One region of Natronorubrum aibiense genomic DNA includes:
- a CDS encoding universal stress protein, whose translation MDCILVAVDDSPEARNALDYALEQFPDATIRVIHVPEFTSGSFDMDAEATVTEQAEQQAADVLEHARELAAERGRPIETEVVFGHPAKATLAYADDNDIEQIVVGSRGQGGMKRILLGSVAETIMRRADCPVTVVR comes from the coding sequence ATGGATTGCATCCTCGTCGCCGTCGACGATTCCCCTGAAGCCCGTAACGCGCTGGATTACGCGCTCGAGCAGTTTCCGGACGCGACGATCCGTGTCATTCACGTCCCGGAGTTCACGAGCGGTTCGTTCGATATGGACGCCGAGGCGACGGTGACCGAACAGGCAGAGCAACAGGCTGCGGACGTCCTTGAGCACGCTCGAGAGCTCGCGGCCGAACGGGGTCGACCGATCGAGACGGAAGTCGTCTTCGGCCACCCGGCCAAGGCGACTCTCGCCTACGCCGACGACAACGATATTGAGCAGATCGTCGTCGGGAGCCGCGGTCAAGGCGGCATGAAACGGATCCTGCTCGGGAGCGTCGCGGAGACGATTATGCGCCGCGCGGACTGTCCAGTCACCGTCGTTCGCTGA
- a CDS encoding potassium channel family protein, translating to MNTWWRRIGLSLVAVFGIVVIYSFVYQWGITTFEGEERTFFQSAQTVIEILTTAGFGGDADDWTTDGMNLLVIWINLSGVLLVFLALPLFVVPLFQRALATQPPESTDFTGHVIICSHTEREDVLRNELEAADVPSVFIDDDPETVMDLTDDGIEAMLGDPEQEQTLQAANIADARALVVDVSDEANPEVILTARELREDMQIISVAEDDAVATYHRYAGADIVVRPRQVLGRSLAAKAAMSVTAELQETIELGDQLEITELLVERNSALAGQTIAESGLRDRMGINVIGTWYHGEFVPAPDPTTVIDHNTILLVAGSHETLTELTSRTVSPSEERSYHVVVGGYGEVGHTISDTLETDGVSHTIIDSSENDDVDVVGNVTDEETLAAADTENARSVVLALDDDTAAIYATLVLEKVAPEVEVIARANETETVRKLYRAGAEYVLALSTVTGRMLSSILLEDEEILTPETQFEIIRTTAPELVGQSLKEADVRARLGCTVVAAERNGELLTNLGPEFTVREGDVLIVAGSDETVNQFIAVTR from the coding sequence ATGAATACGTGGTGGCGACGAATCGGACTCTCGCTCGTCGCCGTCTTCGGTATCGTGGTTATCTACAGTTTCGTCTACCAGTGGGGGATCACGACGTTCGAGGGCGAAGAACGGACGTTTTTCCAGTCCGCACAGACCGTCATCGAAATCCTGACTACTGCCGGGTTCGGTGGCGACGCGGACGACTGGACCACTGACGGGATGAACCTCCTCGTGATCTGGATCAATCTCAGCGGGGTGTTGCTCGTCTTTCTCGCCTTACCGCTGTTCGTCGTGCCACTCTTTCAGCGAGCGCTTGCGACGCAGCCACCGGAATCGACCGACTTCACCGGCCACGTCATCATCTGTTCGCATACGGAACGCGAAGACGTGCTCAGGAACGAACTCGAGGCCGCGGACGTTCCGTCCGTCTTCATCGATGATGATCCGGAGACAGTGATGGACCTCACCGACGACGGCATCGAAGCGATGCTGGGCGATCCAGAGCAAGAACAGACCCTTCAGGCAGCGAACATCGCTGACGCTCGCGCGCTCGTAGTCGACGTTTCCGACGAAGCGAACCCCGAAGTGATCCTGACGGCCAGAGAACTCCGCGAGGACATGCAGATCATCAGCGTCGCGGAAGACGATGCCGTCGCGACCTACCACCGCTACGCTGGCGCGGACATTGTTGTTCGGCCGCGGCAGGTGCTGGGACGGAGTCTCGCAGCCAAAGCCGCGATGTCGGTGACTGCCGAACTCCAAGAGACGATCGAACTCGGTGATCAACTCGAGATTACCGAACTGCTCGTCGAGCGCAACAGCGCCCTTGCCGGCCAGACGATCGCCGAATCAGGGCTACGCGATCGAATGGGGATCAATGTGATTGGTACCTGGTATCACGGCGAATTCGTTCCTGCACCAGATCCGACGACTGTCATTGACCACAATACGATCTTACTCGTCGCTGGCTCTCACGAGACGCTCACGGAACTGACCTCGCGAACAGTCTCACCGTCGGAAGAGCGTTCCTATCACGTGGTCGTCGGCGGTTACGGAGAGGTTGGCCACACCATCAGCGACACACTCGAGACGGATGGTGTCTCTCATACGATCATCGACAGCAGCGAGAACGACGATGTCGACGTCGTCGGAAATGTCACTGATGAAGAGACACTCGCCGCTGCAGATACCGAAAACGCCCGATCGGTCGTTCTCGCACTCGATGACGACACGGCAGCCATCTATGCGACGCTCGTCCTCGAGAAGGTCGCCCCAGAAGTGGAGGTGATCGCCCGGGCCAACGAGACGGAGACCGTGCGAAAGCTCTACCGAGCGGGTGCCGAGTACGTCCTCGCACTGTCGACAGTGACGGGACGAATGCTCTCTTCGATCCTGCTCGAGGACGAGGAGATCCTCACACCGGAGACGCAGTTCGAAATCATTCGAACGACGGCCCCCGAACTCGTCGGGCAGAGCCTGAAAGAGGCCGACGTCCGTGCACGGCTTGGGTGTACGGTCGTCGCGGCCGAACGGAACGGTGAGTTGCTGACGAATCTCGGTCCCGAGTTTACCGTCCGGGAAGGCGATGTCCTCATCGTCGCCGGGAGTGACGAAACCGTCAACCAATTTATTGCTGTCACCCGGTAA
- a CDS encoding TIGR03557 family F420-dependent LLM class oxidoreductase: MTQLGYTLSSEEHGPNELVDIARRAEDAGFDFLSISDHFHPWVSQQGESPFVWSTLGAIATATDDIDVGVGVTCPTIRIHPVNVAHAVATVDELFGDRFTFGVGTGENLNEHVTGERWPEHDVRLEMLDEAMAVMRKLWSGETVSHYGEHYTVENARLYTVPDEQPTTIASAFGPQTARWTAENADGLWCSGPKEKPIEAYEDAGGDGPKYTQLHGCYAETEDEAIETVLEYWPNGSIPGELGQELPTPAHFEQAAQLVDREDVAEGGTTTDPDPQAHIDSIEQAIDAGYDHVYVHQIGPEQELALEFYEEEVLPSVQ; the protein is encoded by the coding sequence ATGACACAGCTCGGTTACACGCTCTCGAGCGAAGAACACGGCCCGAACGAACTCGTCGACATCGCCCGACGCGCCGAGGACGCTGGCTTCGATTTCCTCTCGATTTCGGACCACTTCCACCCGTGGGTGTCCCAGCAGGGAGAATCGCCGTTCGTCTGGTCGACGCTCGGCGCGATTGCAACGGCGACCGACGATATCGACGTCGGCGTCGGCGTCACCTGCCCCACGATTCGTATCCATCCGGTAAACGTCGCTCACGCCGTCGCAACCGTCGACGAACTGTTCGGCGACCGCTTTACGTTCGGCGTCGGCACGGGTGAGAACCTGAACGAACACGTCACGGGCGAACGCTGGCCCGAACACGACGTCCGCCTCGAGATGCTGGACGAGGCGATGGCCGTTATGCGCAAGCTCTGGTCCGGCGAGACGGTCAGCCACTACGGCGAGCACTACACGGTTGAGAACGCGAGACTGTACACCGTTCCCGACGAGCAGCCGACGACGATCGCGAGCGCGTTCGGGCCACAGACGGCTCGGTGGACGGCCGAAAACGCCGACGGACTATGGTGTTCCGGCCCGAAAGAGAAGCCGATCGAGGCCTACGAGGATGCCGGCGGCGACGGGCCGAAATACACCCAGCTTCACGGCTGTTACGCCGAAACCGAAGATGAAGCGATCGAGACCGTCCTCGAGTACTGGCCCAACGGCTCGATTCCGGGCGAACTCGGACAGGAGCTGCCGACGCCGGCGCACTTCGAGCAGGCGGCCCAGCTGGTCGACCGCGAGGACGTCGCCGAGGGCGGCACCACGACCGATCCGGACCCGCAGGCTCACATCGACAGCATCGAACAGGCCATCGACGCCGGCTACGACCACGTCTACGTCCACCAGATTGGTCCCGAACAGGAACTGGCGCTCGAGTTTTACGAGGAAGAGGTACTGCCGTCGGTTCAGTAG
- a CDS encoding aldo/keto reductase — protein MEYTTLGSTGTTVSKLCFGTWRFGRETGGVVETDREEAYDLLDAAWDHGINFIDTANVYGDPNGTSEQWIGDWLADRGYHREDLVIASKVYFPFDGRGDPGPNDSGLGRKHIRAQIEGTLERLGTDYLDLYYIHRWDENTPIRETLRTLTELVREGKVHYLGASTMAAWQLTKALWTSDVEGLERFDVTQPMVNAAHYDAVGDYLDVCADQDLAVCPYSPLGGGLLTGKYDRTADGSVEAPDGSRASLDDMFEEYYASERAWDVLEAVEDVADDLEATPAQVALRWLIDQERFTCIPIVGARTPDQLSENVGAVDLELDDEQFEWIDAARSDE, from the coding sequence ATGGAGTACACCACGCTTGGCAGTACGGGTACGACCGTCTCGAAACTCTGTTTCGGCACCTGGCGGTTCGGGCGCGAGACCGGCGGCGTCGTCGAAACCGACCGCGAGGAGGCCTACGACCTCCTCGATGCGGCCTGGGACCACGGGATCAACTTCATCGATACGGCGAACGTCTACGGCGATCCGAACGGTACGAGCGAACAGTGGATCGGCGACTGGCTCGCCGACCGCGGTTACCATCGAGAAGATCTCGTCATCGCCTCGAAGGTCTACTTCCCCTTCGACGGCCGGGGCGATCCCGGGCCGAACGACTCGGGACTGGGACGTAAACACATCCGCGCCCAGATCGAGGGCACCCTCGAGCGACTCGGCACCGACTACCTCGATCTGTACTACATCCACCGCTGGGACGAGAACACGCCGATACGGGAGACACTCCGGACGCTCACTGAACTCGTCCGCGAGGGGAAAGTCCACTATCTCGGCGCCTCGACGATGGCCGCTTGGCAGCTCACGAAAGCGCTGTGGACCAGCGATGTCGAGGGCCTCGAGCGGTTCGACGTCACCCAACCCATGGTCAACGCCGCCCACTACGACGCCGTCGGCGACTACCTCGACGTCTGTGCGGATCAGGACCTTGCGGTCTGTCCGTACTCGCCGTTGGGCGGTGGCCTGTTGACGGGCAAGTACGACCGCACTGCGGATGGGAGCGTCGAAGCCCCGGACGGCTCGCGAGCCAGTCTCGACGACATGTTCGAGGAGTACTACGCGAGCGAGCGAGCCTGGGACGTTCTCGAGGCCGTCGAGGACGTCGCCGACGACCTCGAGGCCACGCCGGCACAGGTCGCACTGCGGTGGCTGATCGATCAGGAGCGATTTACGTGCATCCCGATCGTCGGCGCGCGAACGCCCGATCAACTCTCCGAAAACGTCGGCGCAGTCGATCTCGAACTGGACGACGAGCAGTTCGAGTGGATCGATGCGGCCCGCAGTGACGAGTGA
- a CDS encoding ABC transporter permease, with amino-acid sequence MSRLGRVRAQTSAGWRSFVRRRTAVFFTFFFPVILIVIFGALVRTDPTGEGLFTEPPAYYVPGYLAVVVLFTPLSRMGSEVARHREGNRFEKLATTPLTRGEWLLAQTVVNAVIIGLASLLILSLVIVLTGAEIVFSPLLIPYILVGVVAFCGVGAILGSYTDSQDGAIAASNAIALPLLFLSETFISLEQLPGWFEPFVDLSPLTYFARGVRAATYPDSSMAAVAGIDPVLANLGILAVVAVVVFAIGALSIPRTD; translated from the coding sequence ATGAGCCGGCTCGGTCGCGTCCGTGCCCAGACGAGCGCCGGTTGGCGCTCGTTCGTCCGCCGCCGGACGGCGGTCTTCTTTACGTTCTTTTTCCCGGTGATCCTGATCGTCATCTTCGGCGCGCTCGTGCGGACGGACCCCACCGGCGAGGGATTGTTCACGGAGCCGCCGGCCTACTACGTACCGGGCTATCTCGCCGTCGTCGTCCTCTTTACGCCGCTCTCGCGGATGGGGAGCGAGGTCGCGCGCCATCGCGAGGGTAACCGCTTCGAAAAACTCGCGACGACGCCACTGACCCGCGGCGAGTGGCTGCTCGCCCAGACCGTCGTCAACGCCGTGATCATCGGCCTCGCCAGCTTGCTCATCCTCAGCCTGGTGATCGTCCTGACGGGTGCCGAGATCGTTTTCTCGCCGCTTTTGATCCCCTATATCCTCGTCGGTGTCGTCGCCTTCTGTGGTGTCGGTGCGATACTCGGCAGCTACACCGACTCACAGGACGGTGCCATCGCCGCCAGCAACGCCATCGCACTCCCGCTATTGTTCCTCTCGGAGACGTTCATCTCGCTCGAGCAACTTCCCGGCTGGTTCGAGCCGTTCGTCGACCTCTCGCCGCTGACGTACTTCGCTCGCGGCGTTCGGGCGGCGACCTATCCTGACTCGTCGATGGCTGCAGTCGCCGGGATCGACCCTGTGCTTGCGAACCTCGGGATTCTCGCGGTCGTCGCCGTAGTCGTGTTCGCGATCGGTGCGTTGTCGATTCCACGGACCGATTGA
- a CDS encoding heme o synthase, with translation MATESSPFPRPIGTRQRFSALLAATALGVYVLLIIGATTSLTDAASACSTWPTCHAPTDPLSQTELAIAWGHRLAAVLVGLLVAATAVAAVFGDVSSRVRGILLAGGVLYIVQVGVGGVTAIAGPAAIAPGLHLVLGLVIFTLVVLALAWDLELATGGEDEMIDVPEPLEPEPVGDGTAATKRSLPDGGLARVRLTAFAYFKMMKPRLMWLLCLVAAAGMALAAGPELTPRVIVATLGGGVLSIGASGTFNHVLERDVDQRMSRTADRPLATDLIPVRNALAFGGLLTAASLGVFLTINRLAAALGLAAIVFYSVVYTLLLKPNTVQNTVIGGLAGALPALIGWAAVTNEIGMPALALAGVIFLWTPAHFYNLALAYKDDYARGGFPMMPVVRGETTTRKHILYYIAATLVSTVALAWIAELGVLYAATVAIFGGIFLWAAIVLHFEQTEDAAFRSFHASNAFLGAVLVAILVDALVLSVSLF, from the coding sequence GTGGCAACCGAATCTTCGCCGTTTCCCCGTCCGATCGGCACTCGACAACGATTTTCTGCGCTCCTCGCAGCGACTGCACTCGGTGTCTACGTGCTGTTGATCATCGGTGCAACGACGTCGCTTACGGATGCAGCCTCGGCGTGTTCGACGTGGCCGACCTGTCACGCACCGACCGATCCGCTGAGCCAGACCGAACTCGCGATCGCCTGGGGACATCGGCTCGCCGCGGTTCTCGTCGGCCTCCTCGTCGCCGCGACGGCCGTCGCCGCCGTCTTTGGTGACGTCTCGAGTCGCGTTCGAGGGATCCTCCTCGCTGGCGGCGTCCTCTACATCGTGCAAGTCGGCGTCGGCGGCGTCACGGCCATCGCCGGTCCCGCCGCGATCGCCCCCGGACTCCACCTCGTGCTCGGACTTGTGATCTTCACATTGGTCGTCCTCGCGCTCGCGTGGGACCTCGAGCTCGCAACCGGTGGTGAAGACGAGATGATCGACGTCCCCGAACCGCTCGAACCTGAACCGGTCGGCGACGGCACGGCAGCCACGAAGCGCTCGCTTCCCGACGGCGGCCTCGCTCGAGTTCGACTCACCGCGTTTGCGTACTTCAAGATGATGAAGCCGCGGCTGATGTGGCTGCTCTGTCTCGTGGCCGCCGCGGGGATGGCACTCGCCGCTGGCCCGGAGTTGACGCCCCGGGTCATCGTTGCCACGCTCGGCGGCGGCGTCCTCTCGATCGGTGCCTCGGGGACGTTCAACCACGTCCTCGAGCGCGATGTCGACCAGCGGATGTCCCGGACTGCGGATCGGCCGCTGGCGACCGACCTAATTCCAGTTCGCAACGCACTGGCGTTCGGTGGCCTGTTGACGGCTGCCTCGCTCGGTGTCTTCCTGACGATTAACCGGCTCGCGGCCGCGCTCGGCCTCGCCGCAATCGTCTTCTACAGCGTCGTCTATACGCTGTTGCTCAAGCCGAACACGGTCCAAAACACCGTTATCGGCGGCCTCGCGGGCGCTCTGCCGGCGCTCATCGGCTGGGCTGCCGTGACAAACGAGATCGGAATGCCCGCACTCGCGCTGGCGGGTGTGATCTTCCTCTGGACGCCGGCACACTTCTACAACCTCGCGCTGGCATACAAGGACGACTACGCCCGCGGTGGCTTCCCGATGATGCCCGTCGTTCGCGGTGAGACGACAACCCGGAAACACATCCTCTACTACATCGCGGCGACACTCGTCAGCACGGTTGCACTCGCCTGGATCGCCGAGCTCGGCGTGCTCTATGCGGCGACAGTCGCGATCTTCGGGGGGATCTTCCTCTGGGCGGCGATCGTGCTTCACTTCGAGCAGACCGAGGACGCGGCGTTCCGATCGTTTCACGCCTCCAACGCCTTCCTCGGAGCCGTGCTCGTCGCGATTCTCGTCGACGCGCTCGTGCTCTCCGTCTCGCTGTTCTGA
- a CDS encoding DsbA family protein → MHRRSFLTLAGTGATLSIAGCTAFFEASLPEELEGTEPDSEQLPAPLIGSGPVAIDVYEDFGCPSCHDFEADVFPDIEQQLLETDEATYRHRDFPLPADDQSIAMATAARAVQAETMTDDDPAGEFFAYKQAVMDADDWSEDALADLAASETDADRAAVADALENGTYYPTLVADWNRGDEAGVEGTPTVIVDGEQIEDPFDIEAIVERVEDAQ, encoded by the coding sequence ATGCACCGCCGTTCGTTTCTCACACTGGCTGGTACGGGAGCGACCCTCTCGATCGCCGGCTGTACGGCCTTCTTCGAGGCATCGCTCCCCGAGGAACTCGAGGGCACGGAGCCCGATTCCGAGCAACTCCCCGCGCCGCTGATCGGCAGCGGCCCTGTCGCGATCGACGTCTACGAGGACTTCGGCTGTCCGTCCTGTCACGACTTCGAGGCCGACGTCTTCCCCGACATCGAGCAGCAGTTGCTCGAGACCGACGAGGCGACGTACCGACACCGTGATTTTCCGCTGCCGGCCGACGACCAGTCGATTGCGATGGCGACCGCCGCTCGAGCGGTCCAGGCTGAGACGATGACGGACGACGACCCGGCCGGCGAGTTCTTCGCGTACAAGCAGGCAGTGATGGATGCCGACGACTGGAGTGAGGACGCACTCGCGGATCTCGCCGCGAGCGAAACCGACGCCGACCGCGCCGCCGTCGCCGACGCGCTCGAGAATGGCACGTACTACCCGACGCTGGTCGCTGACTGGAACCGTGGTGACGAGGCCGGCGTCGAGGGGACACCGACCGTCATCGTCGACGGGGAGCAAATCGAGGACCCGTTCGACATCGAGGCAATCGTCGAGCGCGTCGAGGATGCCCAATAG
- a CDS encoding ABC transporter ATP-binding protein — protein MEAEAVVEARALEKSYGETVALSGASLAVEAGEVFALIGPNGAGKTTLVRALTGTTAPDSGQARIMGDSPTAVDRSRLGVLPQDFSPPDRLSAHELLAYYAGLYDDARNPNDVLADVGLADTGETWYEDLSGGQQRRVCVGATLVNDPDVLFLDEPTTGIDPAGRRTVWRLIENLAASGTTVVLTTHDMAEAERLADRVGLLAGGSVIARGTPEALVRDHGGASRLTIETAADPDAFADLEYPVSRPERGRGRTPDSAVVVRDIDPAAIATVVDYLEARNFEYTGLTWSEPNLEDVYLELADQTELERTDSVDDAADHSDLAQAGETA, from the coding sequence ATGGAAGCCGAAGCCGTGGTCGAAGCGCGAGCCCTCGAGAAATCCTACGGTGAGACGGTGGCACTATCGGGAGCGTCGCTCGCCGTCGAGGCCGGAGAAGTCTTCGCGTTGATCGGCCCGAACGGGGCGGGAAAGACGACGCTCGTGCGTGCACTGACGGGAACGACCGCGCCCGATTCGGGTCAGGCACGGATCATGGGCGACTCGCCGACGGCGGTCGACCGCAGCCGACTCGGCGTGCTCCCACAGGACTTCTCGCCGCCGGATCGACTCAGCGCGCACGAACTGCTCGCCTACTACGCCGGGTTGTACGACGACGCCCGCAATCCGAACGACGTGCTTGCCGACGTCGGTCTCGCCGACACGGGGGAGACGTGGTACGAGGACCTCTCGGGCGGCCAGCAGCGCCGAGTCTGTGTCGGCGCTACGCTGGTCAACGATCCGGACGTCCTCTTTCTCGACGAACCGACGACGGGCATCGACCCCGCCGGTCGCCGGACGGTGTGGCGATTGATCGAAAACCTCGCCGCGAGCGGAACGACAGTCGTCCTCACCACCCACGATATGGCCGAGGCCGAACGACTCGCCGACCGCGTCGGCTTGCTCGCCGGTGGCTCGGTCATCGCCCGCGGAACGCCCGAGGCGCTCGTCCGCGATCACGGCGGCGCGAGCCGACTGACCATCGAGACAGCCGCCGATCCCGATGCGTTTGCCGACCTCGAGTACCCGGTCAGCCGGCCCGAACGTGGCCGCGGTCGAACCCCCGACAGTGCCGTCGTTGTTCGGGATATCGATCCCGCGGCGATCGCCACTGTCGTGGACTACCTCGAGGCTCGTAACTTCGAGTACACCGGCCTGACGTGGTCGGAACCCAACCTCGAAGACGTCTACCTCGAACTGGCCGACCAGACGGAACTCGAGCGAACCGACAGTGTCGACGACGCGGCCGACCACTCGGATCTCGCACAGGCGGGTGAGACGGCATGA